A part of Myxococcus landrumus genomic DNA contains:
- a CDS encoding M4 family metallopeptidase produces MACSTAQPEGEAPSEGAKDADVQAALARLPGAEVLGRQEGVPFLIRGELGRLTPSGVSAQRARADSGADAREALTDIAGAFRLRNDDLVFRRANVDAQGRKHLRFRQLHQGRPVIGGELVLHADAEGLIYAANGSARGGTTSATEPTVASDAARSAALAGTSIPRASAEGAPTLVYVRTDGSDELRLAWQVRLVGTREGMKADDLVYVDALRGGVVATHPQIHEALNRKVYSANNGSTTPGTLKRSEGQAATGDAHVDMNYDQLGNTYNCYKTLFNRDSYDNAGAQLTSTVHYGSNYVNAYWDGTQMVYGDGDGVDSIELGKDLDVTVHELTHAVTDTESDLIYSGESGGLNESMSDIFAGVCESWTRNWATDADVFMVGEDIWTPAIANDALRYMDDPAKDNSSLDFYGDYSSGVDVHYSSGISNLVFALLSKGGTHPRGKTTQAVAAIGPEKAGRIFYKANTDLFTPSTTFEQAKAYTVQAAQDLGYDAATVQAVTNAWLAVGVPPPPPVTNPLTNGVPVTGLSGSSGNKKYYTLEVPAGVPTLTFTTTGGTGDADLYVRFGSVPNSGTYDCRPYASGNAETCTFNNPQAGTWYVMVNAYTTYSGVTLTGTHSGGGTGTPTTETATGTVTRNENDNFGPYNVVPGTSFTVTMTGTRNPNLYVRFGAAPTTTTYDCRPNTSGASETCTLTVPSGQSAAHVMVRGAGSQTASYNLTIKYTKP; encoded by the coding sequence GTGGCTTGCAGCACGGCGCAGCCAGAAGGAGAAGCACCCAGCGAGGGAGCCAAGGACGCGGATGTCCAGGCCGCGCTGGCGCGGTTGCCTGGGGCCGAGGTGCTCGGGCGGCAAGAAGGTGTTCCATTCCTCATCCGCGGTGAGCTGGGGCGACTGACCCCGAGTGGTGTCTCCGCGCAGCGAGCCCGCGCGGATTCCGGCGCCGACGCGAGAGAAGCCCTGACGGACATCGCCGGGGCCTTCCGTCTGCGCAATGACGACCTCGTCTTCCGCAGGGCCAACGTGGACGCCCAGGGTCGCAAGCACCTGCGCTTCCGCCAGCTCCACCAGGGCCGGCCCGTCATCGGCGGAGAGCTGGTGCTCCACGCCGACGCGGAGGGTCTCATCTACGCCGCCAACGGCTCCGCCCGCGGTGGCACGACGTCCGCCACGGAGCCGACCGTGGCCTCCGACGCGGCGCGCTCGGCGGCACTGGCCGGCACCTCGATTCCTCGCGCGAGCGCCGAGGGCGCTCCGACGCTCGTCTACGTGCGCACCGACGGCAGCGATGAGCTGCGGCTCGCGTGGCAGGTGCGGCTGGTGGGCACCCGCGAAGGCATGAAGGCGGACGACCTGGTCTACGTCGACGCCCTGCGCGGCGGCGTGGTGGCCACGCACCCGCAGATTCACGAGGCGCTCAACCGGAAGGTGTACAGCGCCAACAACGGCAGCACCACGCCTGGAACGCTCAAGCGCTCCGAGGGTCAGGCCGCCACGGGCGACGCGCACGTGGACATGAACTACGACCAGCTCGGGAACACGTACAACTGCTACAAGACGCTCTTCAACCGCGACTCGTATGACAACGCGGGCGCCCAGCTCACCAGCACCGTCCACTACGGCAGCAACTACGTGAACGCCTACTGGGACGGCACGCAGATGGTGTACGGCGACGGCGACGGCGTCGACTCCATCGAGCTGGGCAAGGACCTGGACGTCACCGTCCACGAGCTGACCCACGCCGTGACGGACACCGAGTCGGACCTCATCTACTCGGGTGAGTCCGGCGGCCTCAACGAGTCCATGTCCGACATCTTCGCGGGCGTGTGCGAGAGCTGGACGCGCAACTGGGCCACCGACGCCGACGTGTTCATGGTGGGCGAGGACATCTGGACGCCGGCCATCGCCAACGACGCCCTGCGATACATGGACGACCCGGCCAAGGACAACTCCTCGCTCGACTTCTACGGCGACTACTCGTCCGGCGTGGACGTGCACTACAGCTCCGGCATCAGCAACCTCGTCTTCGCCCTGCTCTCCAAGGGCGGGACGCACCCGCGCGGGAAGACGACGCAGGCCGTGGCCGCCATCGGCCCGGAGAAGGCCGGCCGCATCTTCTACAAGGCCAACACCGACCTGTTCACCCCGAGCACCACCTTCGAGCAGGCCAAGGCGTACACCGTGCAGGCCGCGCAGGACCTCGGCTACGACGCCGCGACGGTGCAGGCCGTGACGAACGCGTGGCTCGCCGTGGGTGTGCCGCCCCCGCCGCCCGTGACGAACCCGCTGACCAACGGCGTTCCGGTGACGGGCCTGTCCGGCAGCTCCGGCAACAAGAAGTACTACACGCTCGAGGTCCCCGCGGGCGTCCCCACGCTGACCTTCACCACGACGGGCGGCACCGGTGACGCGGACCTCTACGTGCGCTTCGGCTCCGTCCCGAACTCCGGCACCTACGACTGCCGTCCGTACGCGAGCGGCAACGCGGAGACGTGCACCTTCAACAACCCGCAGGCCGGCACCTGGTACGTCATGGTCAACGCGTACACGACCTACTCGGGCGTGACGCTGACGGGAACGCACTCGGGCGGTGGCACGGGCACGCCGACGACGGAGACGGCGACCGGCACGGTGACGCGCAACGAGAACGACAACTTCGGTCCCTACAACGTGGTGCCGGGCACCTCCTTCACCGTGACGATGACGGGCACGCGAAACCCGAACCTCTATGTCCGGTTCGGCGCGGCACCCACCACCACCACGTATGACTGCCGCCCGAACACCTCGGGCGCGTCCGAGACGTGCACGTTGACCGTCCCGTCCGGCCAGTCCGCGGCGCACGTCATGGTGCGCGGCGCCGGCAGCCAGACGGCGAGCTACAACCTGACCATCAAGTACACGAAGCCCTGA
- a CDS encoding tetratricopeptide repeat protein, whose product MGKDLYRDGMARLEAGDTQEARRLLEAALHESPGDVKVMHALSRVLDEAGERARAVELLELAHAKAPSEPGPARDLAMALLERGDDARAARVVEPVLAAQPDHPGANLVLALALAKTDPERARAHLAPVGRSADGEEREQAAALARVLSGQSPSSA is encoded by the coding sequence GTGGGCAAGGACCTGTATCGCGACGGGATGGCTCGGCTGGAGGCGGGGGATACCCAGGAGGCGAGGCGGTTGCTGGAGGCCGCGCTTCACGAGTCGCCGGGGGACGTGAAGGTGATGCACGCGCTGTCCCGGGTCTTGGACGAGGCGGGGGAGCGAGCGCGGGCCGTGGAGTTGTTGGAGCTCGCGCACGCGAAGGCGCCCTCCGAGCCTGGCCCCGCGCGCGACCTGGCGATGGCCCTGTTGGAGCGCGGCGATGATGCCCGTGCGGCGCGCGTGGTGGAGCCCGTGCTGGCGGCTCAGCCCGACCATCCCGGCGCGAACCTCGTGCTGGCCCTGGCGCTGGCCAAGACGGACCCGGAGCGGGCGCGAGCCCACCTGGCGCCTGTCGGCCGGAGCGCGGATGGCGAGGAGCGGGAGCAGGCGGCGGCGCTGGCGCGGGTGTTGTCGGGACAGTCGCCCTCGTCGGCGTAG
- a CDS encoding sigma-54-dependent transcriptional regulator, with the protein MARILVADDEEGVRSFIAEALEVEGHTVTTAADGDEAARLLAKQGVDLLVTDLRMPGMDGLTLLRKVREEQPDVEVVVLTAVGSVESAVSAMKAGAFEYLLKPVGSPAELRLTVARALERRALLNFRAEARQSTGSVVLSWGAPSMGPVVEALRKVAPTQATVLLVGESGTGKEVAARALHQWSERSEGPFVAVNCAALTETLLESELFGHEKGAFTGAVAQRRGRIELAQGGTFFLDEVGELKAELQAKLLRVLQERRFERVGGTRTLEADVRWVAATNRDLRAMMARGEFREDLYHRLAVFPIRLPSLRERPEDLGPLAELLLRRIGDELGRPGLKLSAEASARLQTFPWPGNVRELRNALERAAILADGPVVDARHLWLDATSAPEATPAATVGTRLPDTTLEALERMAIEQAIADEGGNRKRAAQRLGIGLRTLYDKLRRYGMQ; encoded by the coding sequence ATGGCACGGATTCTCGTCGCGGACGATGAGGAGGGCGTGCGCTCGTTCATCGCGGAGGCGCTCGAGGTCGAGGGCCACACGGTGACGACGGCGGCCGATGGAGACGAGGCCGCGCGGCTCCTGGCGAAGCAGGGCGTGGACCTGCTGGTGACGGACCTGCGCATGCCCGGCATGGATGGGCTGACCCTGCTGCGCAAGGTGCGCGAGGAACAGCCGGACGTGGAGGTCGTCGTCCTCACGGCGGTGGGCTCGGTGGAGAGCGCGGTGTCGGCGATGAAGGCCGGTGCGTTCGAGTACCTGCTCAAGCCCGTGGGGAGTCCCGCGGAGCTGCGGTTGACGGTGGCGCGTGCGCTGGAGCGCCGCGCGCTGCTGAACTTCCGGGCGGAGGCGCGGCAGTCCACCGGGTCCGTGGTGCTGAGCTGGGGGGCTCCGTCGATGGGGCCCGTGGTGGAGGCGCTGCGCAAGGTGGCGCCCACGCAGGCCACGGTGCTGCTGGTCGGCGAGAGCGGCACGGGCAAGGAGGTGGCCGCGAGGGCGCTGCACCAATGGAGCGAGCGTTCCGAGGGGCCCTTCGTCGCGGTCAACTGCGCGGCGCTGACGGAGACGTTGCTGGAGAGCGAGCTGTTCGGCCACGAGAAGGGCGCCTTCACCGGCGCGGTGGCGCAGCGGCGCGGGCGAATCGAGCTGGCCCAGGGCGGGACGTTCTTCCTGGATGAAGTGGGCGAGCTGAAGGCGGAGCTCCAGGCCAAGCTGCTGCGGGTGCTCCAGGAGCGGCGCTTCGAGCGCGTGGGCGGCACGCGGACGCTCGAGGCGGACGTGCGCTGGGTGGCGGCGACCAACCGCGACCTCCGGGCGATGATGGCGCGCGGAGAGTTCCGCGAGGACCTCTACCACCGGCTGGCGGTGTTCCCCATCCGGCTGCCCTCGCTGCGTGAGCGGCCCGAGGACCTGGGGCCCTTGGCGGAGCTGCTGCTGCGGCGCATCGGGGACGAGCTGGGACGTCCGGGGTTGAAGCTGTCCGCGGAGGCGTCGGCGCGGCTCCAGACCTTCCCGTGGCCAGGCAACGTGCGCGAGCTGCGCAATGCCCTGGAGCGGGCGGCCATCCTCGCGGATGGCCCGGTGGTGGACGCGCGCCATCTCTGGCTGGACGCGACCAGTGCCCCCGAGGCGACGCCCGCCGCCACGGTGGGGACGCGGCTGCCGGATACGACGCTGGAGGCGCTGGAGCGGATGGCCATCGAGCAGGCCATCGCGGACGAGGGTGGCAACCGCAAGCGCGCCGCACAGCGACTGGGCATCGGCTTGCGGACGCTCTACGACAAGCTGCGGCGCTATGGAATGCAGTGA
- a CDS encoding sensor histidine kinase: protein MGPWMPWALVGLMCAVLLSTVLFIRRSAVEASSLVVRGMANVLMHAGLDAFREGTGPPTQQALQAFLEAHQEGGLRYVAIIEDGRVLTSVGEGSLGEIQDATQLRIEKGKGRFIHRLRKPRPDPSTTVSGAGGEPLPPPSPPEPRRNLRIGYEFEPITALELTDRSQHLLVIAVVSVMGILGLTFAFTRSLAQREALATELERGRRLAALGTMSAVLAHELRNPLASLKGHAQLLAERVERDEVLRPKADRVVGEAVRLEQLMNDLLSFVRSGELRRTGTDPNEVLRAAVEATGETRVEAHYLPGREHWELDAGRFQQALENVLRNAVQVSPDGRRVEVGVEREGTSLIFTVRDHGPGIPKGDEERIFEPFVTGRLRGVGLGLAITRRIVELHGGSVSARTHAGGGAEFRLTVPARGV, encoded by the coding sequence GTGGGGCCCTGGATGCCCTGGGCCCTGGTGGGGCTGATGTGCGCCGTGCTGCTGTCCACGGTGCTCTTCATCCGCCGGTCCGCGGTGGAGGCGTCGTCGCTGGTGGTGCGGGGCATGGCGAACGTCCTGATGCACGCCGGGCTGGACGCCTTTCGTGAAGGCACGGGCCCGCCGACCCAGCAGGCGTTGCAGGCCTTCCTGGAGGCCCACCAGGAGGGCGGCCTCCGGTATGTGGCCATCATCGAGGATGGGCGCGTGCTGACATCGGTCGGCGAGGGCTCGCTGGGCGAGATTCAGGATGCAACGCAGTTGCGAATCGAGAAGGGGAAGGGCCGGTTCATCCATCGGCTTCGAAAGCCTCGCCCCGATCCTTCGACCACGGTGAGCGGCGCTGGCGGAGAGCCGCTGCCTCCGCCGTCTCCTCCCGAGCCTCGCCGCAACCTGCGCATCGGCTACGAGTTCGAGCCCATCACGGCGCTCGAGCTGACGGACCGCTCCCAACACCTGCTCGTCATCGCGGTGGTGTCCGTCATGGGCATCCTGGGGTTGACCTTCGCGTTCACCCGTTCGCTGGCGCAGCGCGAGGCCCTGGCGACGGAGCTGGAGCGTGGGCGCCGGCTCGCGGCGTTGGGCACGATGTCGGCGGTGCTCGCGCATGAGCTGCGCAATCCGTTGGCGTCACTCAAGGGCCATGCCCAGTTGCTGGCCGAGCGTGTGGAGCGGGATGAAGTGCTGCGCCCCAAGGCGGACCGCGTCGTCGGGGAAGCGGTGCGGTTGGAGCAGTTGATGAATGACCTGCTGTCCTTCGTGCGCAGCGGCGAGCTGCGTCGCACGGGCACGGACCCGAACGAGGTGTTGCGCGCGGCGGTGGAGGCCACGGGGGAGACTCGAGTGGAGGCGCACTATCTCCCTGGCAGGGAGCACTGGGAGCTGGACGCGGGCCGCTTCCAACAGGCGTTGGAGAACGTGCTGCGCAACGCGGTGCAGGTGAGCCCGGATGGGCGGCGCGTGGAAGTGGGCGTGGAGCGCGAAGGGACGTCGCTCATCTTCACGGTGAGGGACCATGGCCCGGGCATTCCGAAGGGAGACGAGGAGCGCATCTTCGAGCCCTTCGTCACGGGGCGGCTGCGCGGCGTGGGGCTGGGGTTGGCGATTACTCGTCGCATCGTCGAGCTGCATGGGGGCTCGGTGAGCGCGAGGACTCATGCGGGAGGCGGCGCGGAGTTCCGCCTCACGGTTCCCGCGAGGGGAGTCTGA
- a CDS encoding TolC family protein has translation MPLLTLGLVGMVTAPVSNTARAEQLTARLQADAPIQTAQEPATSAGPAPEAQAPAPSHQEAKPQVMRLTLEEAIARALKANPQVAQAKGSVTNAEAAELSAVGAYIPSLSASASGSLASSERIEPVTGAVVTGSNDTYSAGLAASWNVFTGGQRSATRKQTRAQSGAAQAQLTAQRATAVLSVERAFYEVLRATGLEEVANARIERARQNEDAAERRLAVGSATRSDLLRAQLDRTTAREALRTAETQRTSAALALGRLVGEDGPVEASPDANITPKPLTLTDAALISELEANAPDVLAAASTLGASQAGVSVAKATYLPSVRLSAGYDWFNQDPSFNGGRTSWSVRLGVSYPIFDGFLREERVQRARTQEVVSQAQLADTRRAVRSGAGQALAQLRLAEDRITFSVQSVEVAREDLKVQQERYRLGATTILELLTSQESLVQAEINLVSSRFDYRIARAELEALAGRPL, from the coding sequence ATGCCCCTGCTGACCCTTGGCCTCGTGGGCATGGTGACGGCGCCCGTTTCGAACACGGCCCGCGCCGAACAACTCACGGCGCGACTCCAAGCCGATGCGCCCATCCAGACGGCGCAGGAGCCCGCGACCTCGGCCGGTCCCGCCCCCGAAGCCCAGGCGCCCGCGCCTTCGCACCAGGAGGCCAAGCCCCAGGTGATGCGCCTCACGCTCGAGGAAGCCATCGCTCGCGCGCTCAAGGCGAATCCCCAGGTGGCGCAGGCCAAGGGCAGCGTCACCAACGCCGAGGCCGCGGAGCTCAGCGCCGTGGGCGCCTATATCCCCTCGCTCTCCGCGAGCGCGTCGGGCTCGCTCGCGAGCAGCGAGCGCATCGAGCCCGTGACGGGCGCCGTCGTCACCGGCTCCAACGACACGTACAGCGCGGGCCTGGCCGCCTCGTGGAACGTCTTCACGGGAGGACAGCGGAGCGCCACGCGCAAGCAGACCCGCGCGCAGTCTGGAGCGGCCCAGGCACAGCTCACCGCGCAGCGCGCCACCGCCGTGCTCTCCGTGGAGCGCGCGTTCTACGAGGTCCTCCGCGCCACGGGCCTCGAGGAGGTGGCGAACGCCCGCATCGAGCGGGCCCGGCAGAACGAGGACGCCGCCGAGCGACGGCTCGCCGTGGGCTCCGCGACGCGCTCGGACCTGCTCCGTGCGCAGCTCGACCGGACCACCGCGCGAGAAGCCCTGCGCACCGCGGAGACCCAGCGCACGTCCGCGGCCCTGGCACTGGGACGCCTCGTCGGCGAGGACGGCCCCGTGGAGGCGAGCCCCGATGCGAACATCACCCCCAAACCCCTCACGCTCACGGACGCAGCGCTGATCTCCGAGCTCGAGGCCAATGCCCCCGACGTGCTCGCCGCGGCCTCCACCCTGGGCGCATCGCAAGCGGGCGTGAGTGTCGCGAAGGCGACCTACCTCCCCTCGGTGCGACTGTCCGCGGGCTATGACTGGTTCAACCAGGACCCGAGCTTCAACGGAGGCAGGACGAGCTGGTCGGTGCGGCTCGGCGTCTCCTATCCCATCTTCGATGGCTTCCTGCGTGAGGAGCGCGTGCAACGGGCGCGGACCCAAGAGGTGGTATCGCAGGCCCAGCTCGCCGACACGCGACGCGCGGTCCGCAGCGGGGCCGGCCAGGCGCTGGCGCAGCTTCGGCTCGCGGAGGACCGCATCACGTTCTCCGTCCAGTCGGTGGAGGTGGCTCGCGAGGACCTCAAGGTGCAGCAGGAGCGCTACCGCCTGGGCGCCACCACCATCCTCGAGCTGCTGACGTCGCAGGAGAGCCTGGTGCAGGCGGAGATCAACCTCGTGTCCTCCCGCTTCGACTATCGCATCGCACGCGCGGAGTTGGAGGCACTCGCCGGGAGGCCCCTGTGA
- a CDS encoding ABC transporter ATP-binding protein, with protein MGSEVVRALRGVDLTIRRNEYVAVMGPSGSGKSTFMNLIGCLDIPSAGQYWLNGQPVAGMTENALARIRNRELGFVFQSFNLLPRASALDNVALPLVYARVPRKVRLERAAAMLEKVGLGARKDHRPNELSGGQRQRVAIARALVTHPALLLADEPTGALDSHTGEEIMALFGELHSQGQTLMLVTHESDIAAHAQRVLFLKDGVIERDEQKRI; from the coding sequence ATGGGCTCGGAGGTCGTCCGGGCGCTGCGCGGCGTGGACCTGACCATCCGCCGCAATGAATACGTCGCCGTCATGGGGCCCTCGGGCTCTGGCAAGTCGACCTTCATGAACCTCATCGGCTGCCTGGATATCCCCAGCGCGGGCCAGTACTGGCTCAACGGCCAGCCGGTGGCGGGCATGACGGAGAACGCGCTCGCGCGCATCCGCAACCGGGAGTTGGGGTTCGTGTTCCAGAGCTTCAACCTGCTGCCTCGCGCGTCCGCGCTCGACAACGTGGCGCTCCCGCTGGTGTACGCACGCGTGCCCCGGAAGGTCCGCCTGGAGCGCGCCGCGGCCATGCTGGAGAAGGTGGGGCTGGGCGCGCGCAAGGACCACCGCCCCAACGAGCTTTCCGGTGGCCAGCGTCAGCGCGTCGCCATTGCCCGGGCGCTGGTGACACACCCCGCGTTGCTGCTGGCGGACGAGCCCACGGGGGCGCTCGACAGCCACACGGGCGAGGAGATCATGGCCCTCTTCGGAGAGCTGCATTCGCAGGGGCAGACCTTGATGCTCGTCACGCACGAGTCGGACATCGCGGCGCATGCGCAACGGGTGCTGTTCTTGAAAGACGGCGTCATCGAGCGGGACGAGCAGAAGCGGATTTGA
- a CDS encoding efflux RND transporter periplasmic adaptor subunit, whose product MSKAKKWIITGVAAVLLGAGVYVTRQGIEPKPPERSAALAVVERRDMEVVAESAGLVEPLRVVEVKSKASGEVLRVLFDTGDKVEKDALLAEIDPRDVQNALAQAQADLESARVRLNTTEAQRQRMESLRQSGYVTQQEYESSVDAFATARAAKVRAETNLQLAKERSRDVTIRAPSSGTLLERQIQPGQIIASATSNVSGGSTLFKMADLSIMQVRAKVDETDVGQIRPGLKARVTMEAYPGRTFVGEVVKIEPQALVEQNVTLFPVLVRLDNPEGLLRPGMNAEVAIEISSRRDAITVPNSAVVGLRDARAAAAAVGISEDAVRALLRPPGSKGEGRGRGGSGGSGPSDSTATPTSGDASAGHPENKGPSRDTPASTNPHAATAATGTETQAKSVVVAGGPSEAPGEGRRQRGGRQGTGDTRPGLVFVQGKNGPEPRKVVLGLSDWENSEVLSGLEPGEQVMLVSVAQLQQQQQRQNERFRQATGGMFPGAGGGGGGGMRGGR is encoded by the coding sequence GTGAGCAAGGCGAAGAAGTGGATCATCACAGGGGTCGCGGCGGTCCTGCTCGGAGCGGGCGTCTACGTCACCCGGCAGGGCATTGAGCCCAAGCCCCCCGAGCGCTCGGCGGCGCTCGCCGTGGTGGAGCGTCGCGACATGGAAGTCGTCGCGGAGTCCGCGGGACTGGTGGAGCCACTGCGCGTGGTGGAGGTGAAGTCCAAGGCGTCCGGCGAAGTGCTGCGTGTCCTGTTCGACACTGGTGACAAGGTGGAGAAGGACGCGCTGCTCGCGGAGATCGACCCGCGCGACGTGCAGAACGCGCTGGCCCAGGCACAGGCGGACCTCGAGTCCGCGCGCGTGCGGCTGAACACGACGGAGGCCCAGCGCCAGCGCATGGAGTCGCTGCGTCAGTCCGGCTACGTCACGCAGCAGGAGTACGAGTCCTCGGTGGATGCCTTCGCCACCGCGAGGGCCGCCAAGGTGCGCGCGGAGACGAACCTCCAGCTCGCCAAGGAGCGCAGCCGCGATGTGACCATTCGCGCTCCCAGCTCCGGGACGCTGCTGGAGCGCCAGATTCAACCGGGGCAGATCATCGCGTCGGCGACCTCGAACGTGTCCGGTGGCAGCACGCTCTTCAAGATGGCGGACCTGTCCATCATGCAGGTGCGAGCCAAGGTCGATGAGACGGACGTGGGACAGATTCGGCCGGGCCTCAAGGCCCGCGTCACGATGGAGGCCTACCCCGGCCGGACCTTCGTGGGCGAGGTCGTGAAGATTGAACCGCAGGCCCTGGTGGAACAGAACGTCACCCTCTTCCCCGTCCTCGTGCGCCTGGACAATCCCGAGGGGCTGCTGCGCCCGGGAATGAACGCGGAGGTGGCGATTGAAATCTCGAGCCGCCGCGACGCCATCACCGTTCCCAACTCCGCGGTCGTCGGACTGCGAGATGCCCGAGCCGCCGCCGCGGCAGTGGGAATCTCCGAGGACGCGGTGCGCGCGTTGCTGCGTCCACCGGGCTCGAAGGGTGAAGGCCGAGGCCGTGGCGGGTCCGGCGGAAGCGGCCCGTCCGACAGCACCGCCACGCCCACCAGCGGCGATGCTTCGGCGGGTCATCCGGAGAACAAGGGGCCGAGCCGGGACACCCCGGCGTCCACGAATCCTCACGCCGCCACCGCCGCGACCGGCACGGAGACGCAGGCCAAGAGCGTCGTGGTGGCCGGAGGCCCTTCCGAAGCGCCTGGCGAGGGACGGCGTCAGCGCGGTGGACGGCAAGGCACGGGTGACACGCGGCCGGGGCTCGTCTTCGTGCAGGGCAAGAATGGTCCGGAGCCGCGCAAGGTGGTGCTGGGGCTGAGTGACTGGGAGAACTCCGAGGTGCTCAGCGGCCTGGAGCCCGGCGAGCAGGTCATGCTCGTGTCCGTGGCGCAGCTCCAGCAGCAACAGCAGCGGCAGAACGAGCGGTTCAGGCAGGCGACCGGAGGCATGTTCCCGGGCGCTGGCGGCGGTGGTGGTGGCGGAATGCGCGGCGGACGTTAA
- a CDS encoding ABC transporter permease, protein MGEIIRVAFDAVLANKLRSLLTMLGIVIGIAAVITMVALGEGAQRSVEQRLKTLGTNVLTVRPGQSFSGGLGRGQATMTIDDAEALRAQPKHIQAVAPEIESRFQVEYGASNANLSVVGTWPAYFSINESHLTAGRMFTDEEDRGRRRVVVLGALAGTQLGLRDSASLVGETVRIRGIPFEVIGVLAEKGSQGFSNPDESLYIPLSTAQFRVMGSNRIRSIAVQASDEKSMENAMAEIDLRLRREHRLRPEQQADFNIRDQASLLATVQETTQTFSLLLAGIAAISLLVGGIGIMNIMLVSVTERTREIGLRKALGATGTDILLQFLVESLVLCLAGGTLGLLLGIGGAAVLQRLMGWTMVIAPEAIVVAIAFSATVGVFFGIWPARRAASLAPIESLRYE, encoded by the coding sequence ATGGGTGAAATCATCCGGGTCGCGTTCGACGCGGTCCTCGCCAACAAGCTGCGGTCACTGTTGACCATGCTCGGCATCGTCATCGGCATCGCGGCCGTCATCACGATGGTGGCACTGGGCGAAGGGGCCCAGCGCTCCGTCGAGCAACGGCTCAAGACGCTCGGGACGAACGTGCTGACCGTGCGGCCCGGACAGAGCTTCTCGGGAGGGCTCGGCCGGGGTCAGGCGACGATGACGATTGACGACGCGGAGGCGCTGCGCGCGCAACCCAAGCACATCCAGGCCGTGGCGCCGGAGATCGAGTCCCGCTTCCAGGTGGAGTACGGCGCGAGCAACGCGAACCTCTCGGTGGTGGGAACGTGGCCGGCGTACTTCAGCATCAACGAATCCCACCTCACGGCCGGGCGCATGTTCACCGACGAAGAGGACCGGGGACGCCGCCGCGTGGTGGTCCTCGGAGCGCTGGCGGGGACGCAGCTCGGCTTGAGGGACTCCGCGTCTCTCGTGGGCGAGACGGTGCGCATCCGAGGCATCCCCTTCGAGGTCATCGGTGTCCTGGCGGAGAAGGGCTCGCAGGGCTTCTCCAATCCCGACGAGAGCCTCTACATCCCGCTGTCCACCGCGCAGTTCCGGGTGATGGGCAGCAACCGCATCCGCTCCATCGCGGTGCAGGCGTCGGATGAGAAGTCCATGGAGAACGCCATGGCGGAGATCGACCTGAGGCTGCGCCGCGAGCACCGCCTCCGGCCCGAGCAGCAGGCGGACTTCAACATCCGGGACCAGGCCTCGCTGCTCGCGACGGTGCAGGAGACGACGCAGACGTTCTCGCTGCTGCTGGCGGGCATCGCCGCCATCTCCCTGCTGGTGGGAGGCATCGGCATCATGAACATCATGCTGGTGTCCGTGACGGAGCGGACGCGGGAGATTGGCCTGCGCAAGGCCCTGGGAGCCACGGGCACGGACATCCTGCTCCAGTTCCTCGTGGAGTCGCTGGTGCTGTGTCTTGCGGGCGGAACGCTGGGACTCCTGCTGGGGATTGGAGGCGCCGCGGTGCTCCAGCGGCTCATGGGGTGGACCATGGTCATCGCCCCCGAGGCCATCGTGGTGGCCATCGCATTCTCCGCCACCGTGGGCGTGTTCTTCGGCATCTGGCCCGCCCGCCGCGCCGCGAGCCTGGCCCCCATCGAGTCACTCCGCTACGAGTGA
- a CDS encoding SDR family oxidoreductase produces MDKVIVITGASGGIGAALAQAAGARGAKLVLAARRQAELEAVAARSGPHSLAVVTDVTSRAEVERLRDAALARFGRIDVWVNNAGRGITRGVAELTDEDLASMWRDNVNSALYGMQAVLPHFQSRDAGQILNVSSVLGRLPVVPPRSAYSAAKHALNALSACLRQELRETHPGISVTVVMPGVVATEFGSNALGGGMDSRAIPGAQPVEEAAQVILDAIIHPRPEVYTRAHTQEEVERYYRDVAAFERAPGPGPGR; encoded by the coding sequence ATGGACAAGGTCATCGTCATCACGGGGGCAAGCGGGGGAATCGGAGCGGCGCTCGCGCAGGCCGCAGGCGCGCGGGGGGCGAAGCTCGTGTTGGCGGCTCGGCGACAGGCGGAGCTTGAAGCGGTTGCTGCCCGTTCTGGCCCGCACTCGCTCGCGGTGGTCACGGACGTGACGTCTCGCGCGGAGGTGGAGAGGCTTCGCGACGCGGCGCTGGCTCGGTTCGGCCGCATCGATGTCTGGGTGAACAACGCGGGACGAGGCATCACCCGAGGCGTGGCCGAGCTCACCGATGAGGACCTCGCATCCATGTGGCGCGATAACGTCAACAGCGCGCTCTACGGGATGCAGGCGGTGCTGCCGCACTTCCAGTCGCGTGACGCGGGCCAGATTCTCAACGTCTCCAGCGTGCTCGGGCGTCTTCCTGTCGTCCCGCCTCGCTCGGCGTACAGCGCGGCCAAGCACGCGTTGAACGCGCTGAGCGCCTGTCTGCGCCAGGAGCTGCGTGAGACACATCCAGGCATCTCGGTCACCGTGGTGATGCCTGGGGTCGTCGCCACGGAGTTCGGTTCGAATGCGCTGGGCGGTGGGATGGACTCCCGCGCGATACCAGGTGCCCAGCCCGTCGAGGAGGCCGCGCAGGTCATCCTCGACGCCATCATCCATCCGCGTCCGGAGGTCTACACGCGCGCGCACACGCAGGAGGAGGTCGAGCGCTACTACCGCGATGTCGCCGCCTTCGAGCGAGCGCCCGGGCCGGGACCCGGGCGCTGA